Proteins encoded together in one Alteribacter keqinensis window:
- a CDS encoding bile acid:sodium symporter family protein, with translation MKTLESISTVAGKYFAVWVIAVAVIAYFIPEPFLGLGAYITILLGVVMFGMGLTLKPVDFKLVIKKPVPVIFGVAAQYVLMPLVALALAFILNLPPELAAGLVLLGSVPGGTASNVMVYLAKGNLALSVAMTSFSTMLAPVLTPLILLALAGQWMPVDPMAMFVSIVQVIIIPIALGIFIRRLFPVAVNKSVSVIPLISVLAIIIIVSAVVSGNVESIATSGLLIFTAVMLHNLAGLFLGYLAAFLMRLDESKRRAISIEVGMQNSGLGVALATAHFGPLAALPNVIAAVWHNISGPILATIWSKKPVNREENPDLQARVKKTGT, from the coding sequence ATGAAAACACTTGAATCCATCAGTACAGTAGCAGGAAAATACTTTGCCGTCTGGGTCATTGCCGTCGCCGTTATAGCGTATTTTATTCCCGAGCCGTTTTTAGGTCTGGGAGCCTATATTACGATATTGCTCGGTGTTGTAATGTTCGGGATGGGGCTTACCCTTAAGCCGGTTGACTTTAAATTGGTTATCAAAAAACCGGTACCCGTCATCTTCGGGGTGGCAGCCCAATACGTTCTGATGCCCCTTGTGGCGCTGGCTCTTGCCTTTATCCTGAACCTGCCGCCTGAGCTGGCTGCGGGGCTTGTCCTTCTGGGGTCCGTCCCTGGTGGAACGGCTTCCAATGTGATGGTGTATCTGGCAAAAGGAAACCTTGCTCTGTCTGTAGCCATGACGTCCTTTTCCACTATGCTTGCCCCGGTGTTGACCCCGCTCATTCTGCTGGCGCTGGCAGGTCAGTGGATGCCTGTAGACCCGATGGCCATGTTTGTTTCCATCGTTCAGGTGATTATAATACCTATTGCACTCGGTATTTTTATCCGCAGACTCTTTCCTGTGGCGGTAAATAAAAGTGTGTCGGTCATTCCGCTCATTTCTGTATTGGCCATCATTATCATTGTTTCTGCCGTCGTGAGCGGCAACGTGGAAAGCATAGCTACATCCGGACTTCTGATTTTCACAGCGGTTATGCTCCATAACCTGGCAGGACTGTTCCTTGGTTATTTGGCTGCATTTCTTATGCGTCTTGATGAAAGTAAACGACGGGCAATTTCCATTGAAGTGGGGATGCAAAACTCCGGTCTGGGTGTAGCCCTTGCCACGGCCCATTTCGGTCCTTTAGCAGCGCTGCCAAACGTAATTGCAGCGGTCTGGCATAACATCTCCGGCCCGATACTCGCCACGATCTGGTCAAAGAAACCTGTGAACCGGGAAGAAAACCCGGATCTGCAAGCCCGGGTGAAAAAGACAGGGACATAG
- a CDS encoding FAD-binding oxidoreductase has product MKTSENPLLHELKGLLREDQVSVNETVLEHHSKDESYHPESLPDIVVFPENTEEVSTIIKIADRTHTPVIPFGLGTSLEGHVIPYDKGITIDFSQMNKVVEIREKDFLVKVQPGVTRSQLNKELKKYGLFFSVDPGADATLGGMAATNASGTTSVKYGVMEDQIRDLEVVLPNGETIHTGNLAQKSSSGYNLNSLYTGSEGTLGCITELTLKVYGIPENIVAARASFPTVNDAVEAVVSILQAGISIARVELVDEPSIRQANLFSDTEYKEKATLFLEFHGNEPGLNHDVAFTEEIVADHYCEEVFFEKDNAARNKLWEARHNLAYAYVHGNPGKKIMVTDVCVPISELAGAIRHGRETIDELGVEAGIVGHVGDGNYHALLMIDTNNIEEVKKANLFNEAIVEYALKCGGTCTGEHGVGIGKMKYLQKEHGKALDVMETLKAALDPKGIMNPNKLVSGKRGSI; this is encoded by the coding sequence ATGAAGACAAGTGAAAACCCGCTCCTCCATGAGCTGAAAGGGTTGTTAAGAGAAGATCAGGTTTCAGTAAATGAAACAGTGCTGGAACATCATAGCAAGGATGAATCCTATCATCCGGAGAGTTTACCCGACATTGTCGTATTTCCGGAAAATACGGAGGAAGTGAGTACGATTATCAAAATCGCGGACCGCACACACACACCTGTGATCCCATTTGGTCTCGGGACCAGCCTCGAGGGGCATGTGATTCCTTATGACAAGGGGATCACGATTGATTTTTCCCAGATGAATAAAGTTGTTGAAATCAGAGAGAAGGACTTTCTGGTTAAAGTGCAGCCCGGTGTGACCCGGTCGCAACTGAATAAAGAACTGAAAAAATATGGCCTGTTTTTTTCGGTAGACCCGGGAGCCGATGCCACTCTTGGAGGTATGGCCGCTACAAATGCGAGCGGAACAACGTCTGTAAAGTACGGTGTAATGGAGGACCAGATCCGCGACCTGGAAGTGGTTCTGCCAAATGGAGAGACAATCCACACCGGAAATCTGGCTCAAAAATCGTCCTCCGGCTATAACCTGAACAGTCTTTATACAGGGTCTGAGGGCACACTCGGCTGTATAACCGAGCTCACGTTGAAGGTGTATGGAATCCCTGAAAACATCGTAGCAGCACGGGCTTCGTTTCCAACCGTTAATGATGCTGTGGAGGCCGTGGTCTCCATATTACAGGCAGGCATATCCATCGCCAGAGTGGAGCTTGTGGATGAACCTTCGATCAGGCAGGCCAACCTGTTCAGCGATACGGAATATAAGGAAAAAGCGACGCTGTTCCTGGAGTTTCACGGGAATGAACCGGGGCTCAATCACGATGTGGCATTCACAGAAGAAATCGTGGCGGACCATTATTGTGAAGAGGTGTTTTTTGAAAAAGATAACGCGGCCAGAAACAAGCTTTGGGAGGCACGGCATAACTTAGCTTACGCCTACGTCCACGGCAATCCCGGTAAAAAAATCATGGTTACGGATGTATGTGTGCCCATCTCAGAGCTGGCGGGGGCCATCCGTCACGGGAGAGAGACCATCGATGAACTGGGTGTGGAAGCAGGCATTGTCGGTCACGTTGGTGATGGAAACTACCACGCGTTACTCATGATTGACACAAATAACATAGAAGAAGTGAAAAAAGCCAACCTGTTCAACGAGGCGATCGTAGAGTATGCCCTGAAATGCGGAGGCACGTGTACCGGGGAGCACGGCGTAGGCATCGGAAAAATGAAATACCTCCAGAAGGAACACGGCAAAGCACTGGACGTGATGGAGACGCTCAAGGCAGCACTGGATCCAAAAGGAATCATGAACCCGAATAAACTCGTTTCCGGGAAAAGAGGCAGCATATGA
- a CDS encoding APC family permease produces the protein MPKPQQQLSKVLSKLDVFVLSIGAMLGWGWVVLSESWLTSAGSMGTLIAFIIGGLLVTFVGLTYAELASAMPKVGGEHAYVHRAMGDKAAFVASWAITLGYVSVVAFEAVALPTVIEYIFPNYQVGYLWTIAGWDVYLSWVLVGVGGTLFVIAINYFGLKPAAKVQVVLTFSIILVGLMLIFGSAVGGDSANFQPLFVNGATGIMAVLIMVPFLFIGFDVIPQTAEEANIPRRDIGKLLIISVLCSIAFYILIAIGVALALNNSALANTELATADAMTALFGSPFFGNLLVVAGVAGIMTSWNAFIIGGSRVMYAMANSGMLPAWFGHLHPKYKTPSNAIIFIGALAAVSPLLGRPALVWFVDSGGPAIVIAYLFVAISFIILRKREPQMERPYKAGRTTIVGWIALVLSIGFLVIYSPGMPAALTGPEWAIFCGWFLIGLYFFIQMIRDKYRDHAEGENQHIS, from the coding sequence ATGCCGAAACCACAGCAACAATTATCAAAAGTACTCTCAAAATTAGATGTCTTTGTTCTTTCGATAGGTGCCATGCTTGGCTGGGGATGGGTTGTTCTGTCTGAAAGCTGGCTCACCTCAGCAGGTTCTATGGGAACGCTGATTGCGTTTATCATCGGTGGTCTGCTAGTGACCTTTGTGGGACTCACTTATGCAGAGCTCGCCTCTGCCATGCCGAAAGTCGGCGGGGAACATGCCTATGTCCACCGGGCGATGGGGGATAAAGCTGCATTTGTAGCATCCTGGGCCATTACGCTTGGGTATGTTTCTGTTGTTGCTTTCGAAGCGGTTGCCCTTCCAACTGTTATCGAATACATTTTTCCAAACTATCAAGTAGGGTATCTGTGGACAATTGCCGGCTGGGATGTCTATCTTTCCTGGGTTCTGGTAGGGGTGGGTGGCACGCTGTTTGTGATTGCCATCAACTACTTCGGTCTGAAGCCTGCTGCAAAAGTACAAGTCGTTTTAACATTTAGTATTATTCTCGTTGGTCTGATGTTAATCTTCGGTTCGGCAGTCGGAGGAGACAGTGCCAACTTTCAGCCGTTATTTGTCAATGGTGCTACGGGGATCATGGCGGTCCTTATCATGGTCCCATTCTTGTTTATAGGTTTTGACGTCATTCCACAAACCGCGGAAGAAGCAAATATTCCAAGAAGAGATATAGGTAAGCTTCTAATCATATCTGTTCTCTGTTCGATTGCGTTTTATATTTTAATTGCTATAGGCGTTGCTCTGGCGTTAAATAATTCAGCACTTGCAAACACAGAGCTGGCAACGGCGGATGCGATGACAGCTCTGTTTGGATCCCCGTTTTTCGGCAATCTTCTCGTTGTTGCCGGTGTAGCAGGAATTATGACAAGCTGGAACGCCTTTATCATCGGGGGAAGCCGTGTGATGTATGCCATGGCTAATTCCGGAATGCTTCCTGCATGGTTCGGTCATCTGCATCCGAAGTACAAGACACCGTCCAATGCCATTATTTTTATTGGTGCCCTGGCTGCTGTAAGTCCCCTTTTGGGCCGCCCTGCACTAGTATGGTTCGTTGACAGTGGTGGTCCGGCAATCGTCATTGCTTATCTGTTTGTTGCCATTTCCTTTATCATTCTGAGAAAGCGTGAACCTCAGATGGAGAGACCTTACAAAGCTGGCAGAACAACCATTGTCGGCTGGATCGCCCTTGTGTTAAGTATTGGATTTCTCGTAATCTATTCACCGGGAATGCCAGCAGCTTTAACAGGGCCTGAATGGGCCATTTTCTGCGGGTGGTTTCTTATCGGTCTGTATTTCTTTATCCAAATGATCAGAGACAAGTACCGAGATCACGCAGAAGGCGAAAATCAACATATTTCATAA
- a CDS encoding NAD-dependent succinate-semialdehyde dehydrogenase: MINVTNPATGALISQVLEHTEDEIKAKLENGEKAFETWSSINAHARSRLLRNWSAIILKKKQEIAEVMTLENGKLLKESLGEVDYAVSYIDWYSEEAIRIYGRTVPASAESKRVIISRNPVGLVAAITPWNFPAAMMTRKAAPALAAGCTFIIKPAEETPLTTMKLIELAHEAGIPEEVIQYVNGDGAKIGSLFTESRSVRKLTFTGSTPVGKLLIKNSAQTVKNVTMELGGHAPLIVAKDADIDFAVKQTVLSKFRNAGQTCICANRVIVHEDILDAFSEKITEAAAGLQVGNGLVEDTDVGPIINKKGFEKIKSQINDAVEKGAEVLTGNAYSANEEKGTYFVYPTVLKNTERDMTIMQEETFGPVLPIISFKELDEAVALANDTAYGLAAYFFTNDYRVGTYLHDHLDFGIIGWNDGAPSGAHVPFGGMKESGLGREGGAEGIEPYLETKYLSIGNHM; this comes from the coding sequence ATGATTAACGTAACGAACCCTGCGACAGGTGCACTGATCAGTCAGGTTTTGGAACATACAGAAGACGAGATAAAAGCGAAGCTGGAAAACGGTGAGAAAGCCTTTGAAACCTGGTCTTCAATCAATGCCCATGCCCGTTCAAGGCTGTTAAGAAACTGGTCTGCGATCATCCTGAAAAAGAAACAGGAAATTGCAGAAGTAATGACTCTCGAGAACGGAAAACTCCTGAAAGAATCACTTGGGGAAGTGGATTATGCAGTAAGTTATATTGACTGGTACTCAGAAGAAGCAATCCGGATTTATGGAAGAACCGTACCTGCATCTGCTGAATCCAAACGGGTTATTATAAGCCGCAATCCGGTTGGGCTGGTTGCAGCCATTACCCCTTGGAATTTTCCGGCTGCAATGATGACGCGAAAAGCAGCTCCTGCCCTTGCTGCAGGGTGCACATTCATTATTAAGCCTGCCGAAGAAACGCCGTTAACGACGATGAAATTAATTGAGCTTGCTCATGAGGCTGGTATTCCTGAAGAAGTGATTCAGTATGTGAACGGGGACGGGGCAAAAATTGGCTCCCTCTTTACCGAAAGCAGGAGCGTTCGTAAACTCACGTTTACAGGATCAACGCCAGTTGGAAAGCTGTTAATCAAGAACAGCGCACAAACGGTAAAAAATGTGACGATGGAGCTAGGCGGACATGCTCCTCTTATTGTAGCCAAAGACGCAGATATAGACTTTGCAGTTAAACAAACGGTTCTTTCTAAGTTCAGAAATGCAGGGCAGACGTGCATCTGTGCAAATCGTGTGATCGTGCACGAAGACATACTCGATGCCTTTTCCGAAAAAATAACAGAAGCAGCAGCGGGCTTACAGGTGGGTAATGGTTTAGTTGAGGATACAGATGTGGGGCCAATCATAAATAAGAAAGGTTTTGAGAAAATCAAATCACAGATAAATGATGCTGTAGAAAAAGGAGCCGAAGTTTTAACTGGTAATGCGTATTCTGCCAACGAAGAAAAAGGTACCTATTTCGTTTACCCGACCGTTCTGAAAAACACGGAACGGGATATGACCATTATGCAAGAAGAGACATTCGGTCCCGTTCTTCCGATCATCAGCTTTAAAGAACTTGATGAAGCAGTTGCTCTGGCTAATGACACCGCATATGGCCTGGCGGCGTATTTCTTTACGAACGATTACAGAGTGGGAACATACTTACACGACCATCTTGATTTTGGCATTATCGGCTGGAATGATGGAGCCCCTTCTGGCGCCCATGTACCGTTTGGAGGAATGAAAGAAAGTGGCCTCGGACGCGAGGGTGGAGCAGAAGGAATCGAACCTTACCTGGAAACAAAATATCTGTCTATTGGTAACCATATGTAA
- the gabT gene encoding 4-aminobutyrate--2-oxoglutarate transaminase — MVNTADLQRKRDQYVARGVSNGNLNIANHASGATVTDLDQNEWIDFAGAIGTLNVGHSHPKVTEAVNAQVKKFLHPGFNVMMYEGYIQLAEKLSKITPGDFHKKTILLNSGAEAVENAVKMARKYTKRQAVVTFTRGFHGRTNLTMGMTSKVKPYKFGFGPFAPEIYQAPFPYMYHKPERLSDDEYVEATIEEFKDFFIATVAPETVSCVVMELVQGEGGFVVAPEKFVQFVEQFCKENGIVFVADEIQTGFGRTGTLFASERFGIEPDLITVSKSLAAGLPLSGVVGKSEILDAADPGELGGTFSGNPVACAAALAVLDVIEEEQLLERSEYLGRKIEENLHALSKQHSFMGETRRLGSMVAVEIVKDRESKAPDKVRTSQITKKANEAGLLLLSAGLKGNVIRFLPPLVTTDEELEKGLTILEQAFEG; from the coding sequence ATGGTGAATACAGCAGATTTACAACGAAAAAGAGATCAATATGTTGCAAGAGGTGTCAGCAATGGTAATTTGAATATTGCCAATCACGCTTCCGGAGCAACTGTTACAGACCTGGACCAAAACGAATGGATCGACTTTGCCGGTGCAATCGGCACGCTGAATGTAGGACACAGTCACCCGAAAGTAACAGAAGCTGTGAACGCTCAGGTGAAAAAATTCCTTCACCCAGGCTTTAATGTAATGATGTATGAAGGATATATACAATTGGCTGAAAAGCTGAGTAAAATTACGCCAGGGGATTTCCATAAGAAAACGATCCTGTTGAACTCCGGGGCTGAAGCAGTGGAAAATGCGGTTAAAATGGCACGAAAATATACAAAAAGACAGGCTGTTGTTACCTTTACAAGAGGATTTCATGGCAGAACCAATTTGACGATGGGAATGACAAGCAAGGTAAAACCGTATAAGTTTGGCTTTGGTCCGTTCGCACCTGAAATTTACCAGGCGCCTTTCCCTTATATGTACCATAAACCTGAGCGCCTTTCTGACGACGAATATGTGGAAGCAACTATCGAGGAATTCAAGGATTTCTTTATAGCCACTGTTGCTCCGGAAACGGTTTCTTGTGTTGTGATGGAGCTTGTTCAAGGTGAAGGAGGATTTGTGGTAGCGCCCGAGAAGTTTGTCCAATTTGTAGAACAATTCTGTAAAGAGAATGGGATTGTTTTTGTTGCTGACGAAATCCAAACCGGATTTGGCCGTACAGGCACGTTATTTGCTTCCGAGCGTTTCGGTATTGAACCTGACCTCATTACGGTGTCCAAGTCTCTGGCAGCAGGGCTTCCTCTAAGTGGTGTAGTAGGAAAAAGTGAAATTTTAGATGCGGCAGATCCAGGTGAACTTGGGGGAACGTTTTCCGGAAACCCCGTGGCATGTGCAGCTGCATTGGCTGTGCTGGATGTGATTGAAGAAGAACAGCTCCTTGAAAGATCCGAATACCTTGGCCGGAAAATTGAAGAAAATTTACATGCACTTTCAAAGCAGCACTCATTCATGGGTGAAACGCGCCGTCTTGGATCCATGGTTGCAGTTGAGATTGTAAAAGACCGTGAATCAAAGGCGCCTGATAAAGTGAGAACAAGCCAGATCACCAAAAAAGCGAATGAGGCAGGCCTTTTGCTTTTATCGGCAGGCTTAAAAGGAAATGTCATCCGCTTTTTACCGCCACTTGTCACGACAGACGAGGAGCTGGAAAAAGGTCTGACCATTCTGGAACAGGCATTCGAAGGATAA